A region of the Falco biarmicus isolate bFalBia1 chromosome 10, bFalBia1.pri, whole genome shotgun sequence genome:
ctcTAACTTGCTCTTACCTCACGCTGCCCAAAAAGCTTGGACCCAGAAGGTCTGAGGATCCTGGGGCACCCGGGATCAGCTAGATAATGTGGTAGTCACAGTGAAGGCTTGTGTGGGACAGCTGGGCAACGGCACAAGGCTagaaagcatttcagaagaGCTGAGAAGTGAAGTCTAGCTCTCAACCTGAAACCATTGAGAAGGTTGGAGCAAGAGCACACTACAAAATCCCAGCTGCACTCTGTCATATGACACAGGCTGTCTCATTTCCtatcatttaggaaaaaaatcacaaagataGAAAATGAGTTTGTTATATTGACATCTTCTAAGGGTTTTCCCCAAACAGAACCACAAGCTTCCAGTCCACTGCAGAGTGACACAACATGTACGTGTCGGCACACCAAGCCCTGcgcagccagggctgcctgaGAGCCCCAGGATGCACAGAGCCAACACGGGAAGCAGTCCATCCTCCTTCAGCCCAGCCCAGCGTGTCAGGATTCAGATGTCACAGACTGGTGACCAAGATGCTGTTTGCATCAGTCCTGGCCTGACAGAGCCCTTTCATGCTGGTCCCCACCATATGCCCTGCAAATGGGAAACCTCTTGCCTCTATGTCCACAGATCTGCTTCCAAGCCCACACAGAACACCCTCTTTATATCCCACTCCGAACATAGATTTAGCCtcaaaggaaaagctgacaTCCACTGAAGGGTCACAGCCAGGCAGGAACTACTGTTCACTTTCCTTTCTCAGATTAAGCACGGTCAATACATCTCTGCCTGGCAGGCTCTCTCCCACTCACCCCACACTTCCCCCTCCAGCATTCCCACTCACCAAATTTCTCACCCTATGACTCCCAGTCCCCACTGGGATCACTGTTTGAATTTCACAGCTAGTGGAATCTGGTCCCAGACAAAGCAACTGCCCCAGAAAAGCCGTCTCTTTGGTTTTGATGGCTCACTGAGGCAGCAGCTCTCTTCTGGCTGGTTATTAAATGCACCCCTCGGGTTgttcttgtttgcttgttttccgAGTGCCAGATTGCAGAGAGGAGGGCAAACCAAGGCTGAGCCAGTAAACGTGGCAAAACACACCCACATTAATGTTGCGTAGCAAGATTTACGATTTCTCCCTCACCTCAAAAAATGGTTTTCTCAAGAAAACTGCTacagcccagcacacagcagcctTAGCAGGCCTCTCCAAAGGCAACCTGCACCCCATGGCCATCCTATGCTTGCCTTTGTTCCACTGGTGGGAAATGAAACAGAGCTTCCTACGCAACCATGCTGCACGACACTTGTGATGGAGCCACgctccttccctctttcagAGGGGCTTTCCAGGAAGAGAAGTGCTGCAGtgctccaaacacacaccacctGCCAAGCAGGCCTGCCAGAACTTGCATCCCTCTCACCGGGACCCGCCTGCTGCACCTCTCAGGAGAGCTTTGTTTGCATGGGACAGGCTCTAACAGCTCAGATGCACCAAACAGGCTCCCCATGCAAACAgggtggcaggagagggacTGCTCCACAACAGCAAGTGCAGGGTGGCATTCTTCTtgcagggagagctggcagcaggccAGCAGCTTTCTCCCCGCAGCTGGAGTCGCGCGAGAGCGAAGCAAAGCATCcgcacaccccatgcacaaggCACTTAGGAGCTCTTATggcccctgtgctgctgctgcgctgcaccggctgcccccccccccgagaaGGGACACGGTGAACCCTGAGTACGGAGGAAAGTTACAGCTGAGATGTCAAACAACCACTGGTTGGGGTTTGCAACAGGCGCCAGCAGCCACATTgcccaacccccccccccccctttttttttggtgactgGTGGGGTGAATCCCCCCACTATGGCCTTTACCACCCTTGCCTGGGTCCCCTTCAGCTACTGGCGCAGTCTGAGCAGTGAAATTAGAAGCTGGGTTCAAGGTTAGAAGAGGAGGGGCAAGGCTGCTCCCCTGGGTGGGAAACATGGCTAACGGTGATCTTCAAAGCAAGAGCTGGTGGGTGGGCCAGATAGAGACAAGTCCTGACCCTTCCACAATCTGTTGAACAAATATTTGCTCCAAACAATTAATTTACAGgcagacacaaaaaaattgAAGAGTCTGAATCGTgatgggtgggggtggggaatagGGAGGCGGTATTTCATTCCCCACAAGCAGGGACCAGTGATTTTCCACCAGTGATTTAATCTAAATCCCCCAGAGAGTTCATTTACAAAAAATCAGATTGCATTATCGCCTAGGTCTCCAGGATACAGCCCAATCCGTCACTAACAGCAACAGCCACACTAGCTTGGAAACCTCAATTTGATCACTCAATTCCAAGACTAAGCTGTGGCTTTAAAAGCCAAAGccagagggagggggaaggaactCAGCATTTGGCCAGGGTTATCTGCAGGATGAGAGGGCTAATGGGCCAGATACATCCTGATGAAATGGCCAGCAGATCCTGGGCTATTAATCGAAACCAAGCTCCTCTGCCTGAGCAGCCCCACCCAGGCAgtgccccagggcagccgcATTCCTGGAATTCCTGCACCCTGGGTGAACCCGTTCCCTTCTCCTGGGTGCAGTGGCTCCCCCTCTtctctggggtccccagcactgcagggctAGCACGAGGAGCTGGGGAGCTCTGCAGGGCTCCTGTGCCTCTCCTGTCAGGAGGGTGCAGAGCACAGCGCTGGGCTGAAAGATTCTCACCCCCTCCTCGCAACGCAGGGGTTTGCTGATGGACTAGGATATGAAGAGGGCCAAAAGGCCTTAGCTCACCAGCAAGACAGTTCCCCACCGTTTAGTTGCTAACGTCTGACAGCATGAACTCTTTCCAGTGGGCACCAGTAAAGGTTACACCAGCAGGGAATCACTAAgatgcagaagcaaaaagaaaactcagacATCTGTAGGTCATATACCTCCCACTGGCAGTCCCAGGCAGCACCGCAGAGCTGGACCCGGCATTTCAGGAATGCTTCCTGAAGAAATGCTTATTCATGTTAATACCTCACCACTGAAAGCTTACAGGGtttgctgctggggcagctgggagcACTGCTCCCTGCCAAGcaagaggcagctgcaggtttagcagctccccagcacacTGAGGTTGCCCCCACCTCAACCTTGGCTCCCACTGCACCAGctcaggcagccccagcagctccccccgccccacccccccccccgccaagaTCTGCTGTGGGATTCACTTCACCAtgagcacagcagaaagcaaagtcCTGTCTCCAGAATGAAGAAGTAGCTGTTACCCTGGCAGACCACAGGCCAGCCCAACAGAGCACTGCACGCTTGGAGAGGAGGAAGCTCCACTCCCTGCTGTTAAATGACACCAGGAACATGCCTGAGAGCAAGGGCTCCCGGTTGAAGAACAAGCTTGGATGACATTACATTTCCAAAGGCTGTCGGAAAACACATCTTTTATGTAACATCCAGGGAGAAGAAATGGGGTGGAGAAGAACACATCTGAGCATAAACTGGTTGTGTCATTGTGGAGGACTGACCCTCTTGGGACAGAGCGTTTAAGAGCACAGAAGGGAAGGCCATGCGCTCCTTTATCTCCCTGCAAAGTCTAGGACATATGCTAGCATAAACATTGCAGGAAGCTGTGCTCTGATTTGACTGGCAACACTGTCAGCCTGGAGCTAGGAAGGATACGGGTAGCCATCCCCACCACAGAGAGGAGTTCTTACCCATCCGCCATTCTCCTGGATCCAGGGATCTAGGTGGTCGGTCAAGTACGTGGTCATCCAAGCTACAATGCGTCCCACCAATACCCGCATCTCCTTGTCAACGCTCTCCACACACAAGGCTCCTCCGAAGGAGAAGAAAGCCACGATGCGACCCCAGTTCACTCCATCGCGGAAGAGTTCATTCACTACTTGCTCAAAGCTCTGATACGCTGTGCCGGGGGTGATGTGGAGCTGGGAAGTGAGGTCGCTGAAAGCCTGCCGGTACCTCAACTCAAACTCATCCCCTGCCTCCCTCAGCGCCTGCCTCACATCGGCTGCTTGAACGATTTCATGGACTTCGAGGCTGCTCCGGTGCACGGCAGCTCCATTCACTACGTGGCTGGCAGGCGGGTGCCAAGAGGGGCTCCCATTGAGGACGCCGTCCATCTCAGCCTCCTCTGCTGCAAAGTCAGTCCTGttctcatcctcctcctccagctgactCCAGCTGTACCCCTTCTGCGAGAGCTTGTAGGAAACAAAGTCAATCACTAACTCCCGGTTACTGCTGGACATTTTCACACCTGGGACGCTCTCAATGAGTCCATGGTCCGGAGGCACAAGCAGATCAGCACTTAGCAGGTCCCAACTCCACTCTTCTTCAGGACCAATGGAAACATCTGACCTTTGCACAGACAAACaccagagaaggagaaaggaaaagaaacggTTAACGCCACAGCTCCTAGTTAATACACCCAAAGCCTTAGGCTGAGATCATCCCGCAGCTTTATGCTGAGACTCGGGACCACCGGATTGAAGCCGCACAGCGAACCGACCGTAACACCCCCTCCCGGGAAGCCAACGGCGAGCCCCAGGAGGCCCCCAGGCTCGCTCCGAGCAGCCCCTGGTCCCCAGCCCCGGGGTCTCACCAGGCGCAGGCACCGCCTGGCAGGCggctgcgggccgggccggggcggagGCGGCTCCCgttctgctggagctgcaggccggcccggccgcgctccGCCAGTCCCGGAGTGCCGCGGAGGCGGAGGCAGcaccgcccccgcccgccccggccccgcccgtTAAAgggcccggctccccccgcccccctccacCGGCGTTGCCCAACGGCGGCCGGCGGAAGCGGTCAGGCGGCGTTGCCCAAGGGTCACGGCTGCTCCGTGCGGGGTCCGGTTTGACGGTAACCGCAGGGCAGCCCCCTAGCCCCGGGGGTTAGCCGTGCCCAGCCCGGTCCCCCGGAGCCCCTCGCTCCCCGGTGCACGGAGGGCAGCCGAGCGGATAAAAGGCTGCAAACCGGCCAGCGCTCCCCACCGGGGCCGAGCTCTCCGGGCACCGCCCgcccggggctgccgccgcccggccggccGGCCCTGCGTTCTTACGGGAGCGAGCCTTGGCGAGCCGGTGCCGCCGTGGGGCCGGGCCGGTGGCACGCCGGGCCGCGGGAGGGCCGCAGGGGGCGGCCTGCCCCCCGGCCACCGCACCGCCCCTCGCGGCCACCGTACCCCGCGGGGCGGAGCGGCCAGCACGGGGCCCGCGCACGAGGGCCACACGGCGCCCGCGAGGACGGCGCCCACCCCTCACTCGCCAGCCAATCGCCCGGCGGGAGAGCCCGGAGGGGCGGAGCCCGGGAGCTGCCTCTCCTATTGGTTGAGCCGCGCGTCGCTCACGGCCTAGCCCCACTCCGCCCCTCACCTCAGCGACCGATGGAGGGTCCGGGTCTTTCCCGCCCCTGCCCCGCGGGCCCGGCTGGCAGCGACGCCGGGGGTCGCCGGGAGCCCCGCCGGGCCTCGGCCCGCTCAGCAGTGCCCGGGCTCCTTCCGCATCGCCCGCCGAGCGGCCGCCGTGCTCCTGGGCCGCGCCGGGGGGGTGCGGTAGGGtgggagggggcaggagggggcggTGCGCATGCGCACGGCAGCGCGAGGCtgggcggggagcggcgcgcGTGCGCGGGGTGGTCTGGGCGGGAGCGCTTGTTGGCcggagagggaggggagggcgcGTGCGCGGAGCGGGAAGGGCCGGTGCGCACGCGCAGGGGCGCCGGGTGGCGCGCTGGGCTCTGGCGCCCCCTGTCGCTTTCGCCGGGGCCTGGAAGGGGCCGCCGCGGCCTGGGCTGCGGCGTTACACTGGGGGATCTGGTCTCTGCCCCTGCCACGGCGAGCGGGTACGGTAGGGCCCGCTGCCACGGCCGCCTGTCTTACAGCGGTTTGGGTTTAACGTGTGATATTTTTGTGTCCCCACGGTGCTCCGGGAGCCTGCGGTACCCCTGCGCCTAGGGCAACGCTATGAGGTGCAGGTAGCTGTGGCCGAGTCCCCCCCCCATTAGCGGCTTCTTATCCGTCCTTCTCCAAGTGTCGCTGCCACGGGGAGCTTTATGCAGGATTTGGGGCAGGTAGCGTCACTGCGTACAGGGCActttctgccagctgctgggagcccgGCTATGCTCACCAGAAGGGGCGGGCAGTCGGAGCCACCTTCCCTGGCTCAGGCAGCCGGAGGAGCTGATCTGGTGAGACAGCTGGCGGCAGGAGGAGGTCGGGCAGGGCTTtgggggtgcaggcaggctgcctgtgcttgATCGAGGACACGAGTGACGGGAAGCCTGCTGCGTGCTTACTCGAAGCCGCAATCTAGAGCTCCAGCGACCACCCAAGGTACAGCCGCGGTACCAGGGCCCGGCTGCGGCGGGCTCCTGCCCGGGCGGCTGCTGCCACCGCGGCCGAGGCCGCCTGGGCCCGGCTGCGTGCAGGCAgcggctccccgccgccccgtcCCGCTTGGGGAACCCGCCTGCCGGCAGCTGGTAGGCCGCTCCAAACAACACTCAAAGCGCCGCCTCGTCTGACTGGCTGCGCGCGTTCCACGCTGTACGTTATGGGAGTTGTAGTTTGCTTCCCGCCTCCTAAGTGTGCCGGGTGCGCTCGAGCACTACGTTTCCCGTCAGCCCTTGCGGCCAACAAGCCGTGAGGGGTGAGGTTGCCTTATCCGGGTCTTCTGACCTCCTGGCGGTTCGTCCAATCGGCACGCACTGAGGGCGTGGCCGGGGCGTTTGATTGGTCGGTTTGTACCCATGACCGCGGTTTGAAATCCGTTAACGGTGGCAGGCGGAGGCGCCGCGTAGAGCGGCCGCGGCGCTGAGGTGAGTGGGTGGGGGTTACCCTTGCTGCGAGGTGGTTCTTGGCTTCGCCCCTTCCCTGGAAGACGCCGTTACCGGACGCTGGGCCGCAGCCCTTCCCTGGGTTCCCGTCGGGTCTCCCTGGATGCTGGGGGCCGCGGGCCTGCTCCGAGCCAGGTATCGGTAACGCGGCCTCAGCCTCTCGCAGCACCATGGGGCCGAGGGCGCGACTGGGAAACGGTGGAAATTGGATGGGGGCGCTTAGCCCGTGCGCGGAGCCGGTTTTGCCGCCGTCCGCCGCGATGACGGGAGGGCAGGGTGGCGCTCGGAGCCCCGTGCGCGGGCCTGAATCCCGAGGGCTGGTTGCAGCCCCCGCGGGAGCCGGAGCCTGGGGCTGGCCTCAGGGCGGGGGCCTGGTGGCGGCGGGAGCCGCCGCGGCGAAGGGCTCCTGATGCCCAAGCGGCACAGAGTAATTGCTCGGGGATGAATTTTGTCTTCAAacagaaaaggtatttatttcgtgcaacGCTGGGGGGCTAGCCGCTGTGCACCGGGCAGACTAGCTGCGAAGTTTTCAATGAAAAGTCAGGTAACCTATACAGTTTAAgtgagaggttacaacatctttatGTACACATTCATTTGATTTCGACATCTAATAATCATATTCATAATCAATGGGGTTTAGGGGGAGCTTGAGGCAGAGTCCTAGAATCATCT
Encoded here:
- the BCL2L1 gene encoding bcl-2-like protein 1 translates to MSSSNRELVIDFVSYKLSQKGYSWSQLEEEDENRTDFAAEEAEMDGVLNGSPSWHPPASHVVNGAAVHRSSLEVHEIVQAADVRQALREAGDEFELRYRQAFSDLTSQLHITPGTAYQSFEQVVNELFRDGVNWGRIVAFFSFGGALCVESVDKEMRVLVGRIVAWMTTYLTDHLDPWIQENGGWERFVDLYGNNAAAEVRKGQETFNKWLLTGATVAGVLLLGSLLSRK